Proteins encoded by one window of Pelmatolapia mariae isolate MD_Pm_ZW linkage group LG14, Pm_UMD_F_2, whole genome shotgun sequence:
- the cep295 gene encoding centrosomal protein of 295 kDa isoform X3, translating to MKRKVSRLRPSPNEEARIIREEQERRRKLRIQQVREQHRYIAQQIRQDVQQRRQYELQQLEQELRKEWEQQQREKLQRLQRLYQESLQLLGQGHRSAKENEPDLAAIAQREEENHVKAEERYREALKELKSQRLKDHERQNQVVNARKKALLAEKERSAKVASLPLPLPNPVQQNISPKKPRFVRRSDVSAFATTHYHMAKSTVDREVDINQPNAHEEAELHAKRQQDLETEEMRRREEQLEKARLRGRQALRKEQLMQDRERLLVELEHMQQTDLLRRRQQLSQMPPQIFQPLYKRQEMREDFQREMEFAFEDMYTGERRVKGDLVVQLAPEPLPAHSTTSQDQELDVTVDEITTPETENAQHDTEQEPGSTEQETSAEVVSQKPAPRRALKRLLDRIRSQRNQWIDHSSRSSAADSPTVIRDQIPERDMTIETGSLISGGKDEWTPTEPQEADRSPPASEKTPLPSSASDTQFPAALANRIQEFEEERKKREEELEREKQQQMFLLQELEEQKAKLEQMLFEAQQEKEQLKAAVTQEENINQPEVPVHDHDVISITPNLASEVVPPADEDDHSKRIREYQQRLLEQNRIHQRVKVARQRLEEYQQALQIRYNMTATSLLPPVVPPGLAHPPPNSTQCVRHPGRLQAALAPLHAPLHAPLHAPLHAPLHAPCAPLQAPLHPPLHTSHAPLVAPLHPPLHAPLHPPLQTPQAPPQAPLQAHAVPVYNHELPQTSEDVSTEESDTLTSPPSLSGFSLASKPLPDDVESDSDSLRYQRLNDTSWLTDSIMEKVTEHLPERMRPLSVTKEKLPCKRFTEHHSSSIPVQPSSEPIKGMRSTIAEVTAPLSGYALAEAEASRSTGSLSVGEDNMERQRQELQEAQRRVLEQREALMLQQRQREEERRRQDLEMVQMRRQKETLQALINTDAQPVSRPDGETVVSENINQNRLHLLASLLKAIEESNGGTLSHLEDPQDRDSSSEQHPSNSSQTVQSDAGAGPGLASVLHSGHLHPPRAAKPPVTRVRLGFLEMMTEQHELSAIQEVETPVDASQLTGPDNGVTVPSHIACWDQQEESDSSMASDRTLQTPSEFSSGQKISERLTSSGTSSGRSSLWRERLLLTEAGASRESSISDSVPRKKSPLSSDSGRGADFSGPAVTSYRSPTESPNRPPGSDSFSSTTISTGSYMTTDPEQNVNTDKSLLHKRTDQQEGGADLQHVSSLSGESFCFKENSAIGPPGLSVDSMFSDSSIQQIIDKYTRELDLSLSSAGKTDSEGSHVEEHSALVSQQSLFRVLERRGEDESSARRQSLLSDAAGTETRGLEVHSQVDPKVGEFSGGASLLVDDHEQDSFRPLIGQLADRSSCLVTEQRDSALEQLVGLPSAHSSMLGHSPGQLFSPSVGQDGWDSTLSRMIGRLSHQSSSHWLSGGRDFYAGHMMGRMETQQSTSWLDEAPDESQMRPLVGELDESAEQHSGSSGKRNRVTLGVSADIRVPSYPALPPEASSHSASVPAMCPHPQDPTQQNQTSSTDMDSGRAEEFAGSDSFHPLLAEVTQNETADLSITFHQPEHSVHNFPDGHPASRERSVTTPVEVNSHSDLSSVESEPSPERLRTDEPNRCPAASSTLHESFSQLITTQCHPQESVLIVSPTVRADVEQTAEILSNLSMCDDTPALGVSRAEERLGGADSISAEEIKCGHGPNLRNVSPVSDKILEAAIKKGILEQSEITLVSLTDSTLQDQESTSSEEEGAWVIKNPDGRGEEGQKGQEMEGAESTLILKETPEYDSQTHPVTVLEFQWGPCRDQPDINQQKLAALLQRSNHRVKEIKAKAALAKTQRELQVLPEGSEQAKANTCQPVTCNTKTKPEPLHKASTKSKGEQAPQQMEKSGFIKQQKPPQLLPPVSDSEQKKLDDMKICTLEQGRRNLSKMHQRTQRLYEQLEEVKHRKALKSRQEDYAKNRLKAKEFHKKTLQKLRAKQTQQ from the exons ATGAAGAGAAAAGTGTCCAGATTAAGACCGAGTCCCAACGAAGAGGCTCGGATAATACGAGAGGAGCAGGAAAGGAGGAGAAAACTGCGGATACAGCAG GTGCGGGAGCAGCACCGGTACATTGCACAGCAGATCCGCCAAGATGTTCAGCAGAGGCGACAGTATGAGCTGCAACAACTTGAGCAGGAGCTGAGGAAGGAGTGGGAGCAACAGCAGAGGGAAAAGCTCCAGAGGCTACAGAGGTTATACCAGGAGAGTCTCCAGCTGCTCGGCCAGGGGCACAGGAGTGCAAAAGAAAAC GAACCCGACTTGGCAGCCATAGctcagagggaggaggagaatcACGTCAAAGCAGAGGAGCGTTATCGAGAAGCGCTGAAGGAGCTCAAATCACAGAGGCTTAAAGACCATGAGAGGCAAAACCA AGTTGTCAATGCCAGGAAGAAGGCATTACTGGCAGAAAAGGAACGATCAGCAAAGGTGGCTAGCCTTCCACTGCCTCTCCCAAACCCTGTTCAG CAGAACATCAGTCCCAAAAAGCCACGTTTCGTAAGGAGATCGGATGTGAGTGCCTTCGCTACCACACATTACCACATGGCCAAGAGTACAGTGGACAGAGAGGTGGACATAAACCAG CCAAATGCCCACGAGGAAGCTGAGCTACATGCGAAAAGACAGCAGGACTTGGAGACAGAGGAAATGAGGAGGAGAGAAGAGCAGCTGGAGAAGGCTCGTCTCAGAGGGAGGCAGGCTCTGAGGAAGGAACAGCTCATGCAG GATCGTGAGCGTTTGTTGGTTGAACTGGAACACATGCAGCAGACAGATCTGCTGAGGAGGAGGCAGCAGTTGTCACAGATGCCTCCTCAGATCTTCCAGCCTCTCTATAAGAGACAGGAAATGAGGGAAGACTTCCAGAGGGAGATGGAGTTCGCCTTTGAGGACATGTACACTGGAGAGAGGA GGGTTAAAGGTGACCTGGTGGTCCAGCTGGCACCTGAGCCTCTTCCAGCCCACTCCACAACCAGCCAAGATCAAGAGCTGGATGTCACAGTGGATGAAATCACAACACctgaaacagaaaatgcacaacatgacaCAGAGCAGGAACCTGGAAGCACTGAGCAGGAAACATCAGCTGAAG tGGTTTCCCAGAAACCTGCTCCTCGACGGGCATTGAAGAGGCTCCTGGATCGTATCAGGAGCCAAAGGAACCAGTGGATTGACCACAGCAGTCGCAGCTCTGCTGCTGATTCCCCAACCGTCATCCGAGATCAGATCCCAGAGCGCGACATGACGATCGAAACAGGCTCTCTGATCAGCGGAGGAAAAGATGAATGGACTCCCACCGAGCCCCAGGAGGCTGACCGATCTCCACCAG CATCAGAGAAAACGCCGCTGCCATCATCAGCTTCAGATACTCAGTTTCCTGCTGCTCTGGCCAATAGAATCCAAGAGTTTGAAGAAGAGCGAAAGAAACGG GAAGAGGAGCTTGAAagggagaagcagcagcagatgtTTTTGCTGCAGGAGCTGGAAGAGCAGAAGGCCAAGTTGGAGCAGATGCTGTTTGAAGCTCAGCAGGAGAAAGAACAACTGAAGGCTGCCGTGACCCAGGAAGAAAACATTAACCAACCAGAAGTGCCAGTCCATGACCACGATGTCATCTCTATCACCCCTAATTTAGCCAGTGAGGTAG TTCCTCCTGCAGATGAGGACGACCATAGCAAAAGGATCAGAGAATACCAGCAGCGCTTGTTAGAACAAAACAG aatCCACCAAAGAGTGAAAGTGGCTCGCCAGCGCCTGGAGGAATACCAACAAGCTCTACAGATTCGTTACAACATGACTGCCACTTCATTACTACCTCCTGTTGTGCCTCCAGGCCTTGCTCACCCACCTCCAAACAGTACACAGTGTGTTCGTCATCCAGGTCGTCTGCAAGCTGCGCTGGCTCCTCTCCATGCTCCTCTCCATGCTCCTCTCCACGCTCCTCTCCACGCTCCTCTCCACGCTCCCTGTGCCCCTTTGCAGGCTCCTCTCCATCCCCCTCTGCATACTTCCCATGCTCCTCTTGTGGCTCCTCTCCATCCTCCTCTTCACGCTCCTCTCCACCCCCCTCTGCAGACTCCCCAGGCTCCTCCCCAGGCTCCTCTCCAGGCTCATGCAGTGCCTGTGTATAATCATGAATTGCCACAAACCTCTGAGGATGTTTCCACAGAAGAATCTGACACATTAACGTCACCTCCCAGCCTATCTGGTTTTAGTCTGGCTTCCAAACCGCTGCCAGATGATGTTGAATCCGACTCAGACAGTCTGAGATACCAGAGACTAAATGACACGTCTTGGCTGACTGACAGCATAATGGAGAAAGTAACAGAGCACCTTCCAGAGAGAATGAGACCACTGTCAGTCACCAAAGAGAAGCTGCCTTGTAAACGATTCACAGAACATCACTCTAGCAGCATCCCAGTGCAGCCATCCTCTGAACCCATCAAAGGCATGAGATCGACCATCGCAGAGGTTACAGCTCCACTTTCAGGTTatgctctggctgaggcagagGCCTCTCGGAGCACTGGATCCCTGAGCGTTGGAGAGGACAACATGGAGAGACAAAGACAAGAGTTGCAGGAGGCCCAGAGGCGAGTACTAGAGCAGAGGGAGGCACTGATGCTGCAGCAAAGGCAACGAGAAGAGGAGAGGCGGAGACAGGACTTGGAGATGGTGCAGATGAGGAGACAAAAGGAGACATTGCAGGCTCTGATTAATACCGATGCACAA CCAGTTTCTCGGCCTGATGGTGAAACGGTGGTTTCGGAGAACATTAATCAGAACCGCCTCCACTTACTTGCATCCCTGCTCAAGGCCATAGAGGAGTCTAATGGAGGAACTTTATCACACCTAGAGGACCCTCAGGATCGCGACAGCTCCTCTGAACAACATCCATCCAACAGCAGTCAAACAG ttcagagtgatgctggtgCCGGACCTGGCTTGGCATCAGTCCTCCACTCAGGACACCTCCACCCTCCACGAGCAGCAAAGCCCCCTGTGACACGGGTCAGGCTGGGCTTCTTGGAGATGATGACTGAACAGCACGAGCTCAGTGCTATTCAAGAGGTGGAGACTCCAGTCGATGCCAGCCAACTCACAG GCCCAGACAATGGTGTGACAGTTCCTTCACACATTGCATGCTGGGATCAGCAGGAGGAGTCAGACTCATCTATGGCTTCTGACAGGACTCTGCAGACACCCTCAGAGTTCAGCAGTGGACAGAAGATCTCTGAAAGATTAACCAGCTCAGGGACAAGTTCAGGGAGATCCAGCCTCTGGAGAGAGAGACTGCTACTGACAGAAGCAGGAGCATCTCGAGAATCCTCCATCTCTG ATTCAGTCCCAAGAAAAAAGTCCCCCCTTTCCTCAGACTCTGGGAGAGGAGCAGATTTCTCTGGTCCTGCAGTGACGAGCTACAGATCCCCCACAGAG TCTCCAAACAGGCCTCCTGGGTCTGACAGCTTCTCTTCTACTACCATCTCCACCGGAAGCTACATGACTACTGACCCAGAGCAGAATGTAAACACCG ATAAATCTCTCCTCCATAAACGCACTGATCAACAAGAAGGTGGAGCAGATTTACAACATGTCTCCTCTCTGTCTGGTGAGAGCTTCTGTTTTAAGGAAAACTCAGCGATTGGCCCTCCTGGTCTGTCTGTGGACTCGATGTTCAGTGACAGCAGTATCCAACAAATTATAGACAAATATACACGGGAACTTGACCTCTCCCTCAGCTCTGCTGGGAAAACAG ACAGTGAAGGCTCACATGTGGAAGAACACAGCGCTTTGGTCTCTCAGCAGTCTTTGTTTCGAGTCTTGGAGAGAAGAGGGGAGGATGAAAGCTCTGCACGACGTCAGTCTCTTCTCTCAGACGCAGCAGGAACGGAGACGAGAGGCCTG GAAGTGCACAGTCAAGTTGATCCCAAAGTGGGCGAGTTCTCTGGTGGGGCCTCATTACTGGTTGACGACCACGAGCAGGATTCTTTCCGGCCTCTGATTGGTCAGCTGGCAGACCGGTCATCCTGCCTCGTTACCGAGCAGAGGGATTCGGCCCTGGAGCAGCTGGTTGGTCTTCCGTCGGCTCACTCATCAATGCTTGGTCACTCTCCGGGCCAGCTGTTCTCCCCAAGTGTGGGTCAAGATGGATGGGATTCCACACTGAGTCGGATGATTGGTCGGCTCTCCCATCAGTCCAGCTCTCACTGGTTGAGCGGCGGGCGAGACTTTTATGCAGGTCATATGATGGGTCGGATGGAGACGCAGCAGTCGACCTCGTGGTTAGATGAAGCTCCTGATGAGAGCCAGATGAGACCCCTGGTAGGAGAGCTGGACGAGTCTGCAGAACAGCACAGCGGAAGCTCAG GTAAAAGAAATCGTGTGACTCTTGGTGTCTCAGCTGACATCCGGGTCCCATCATATCCAGCGCTGCCTCCCGAGGCCTCATCACACAGTGCCTCTGTCCCAGCTATGTGCCCACATCCACAGGATCCGACACAGCAGAATCAAACCAGTTCAACTGACATGGACTCAGGCAGAGCTGAAG AGTTTGCAGGTTCAGATTCATTCCACCCCCTTTTGGCAGAGGTCACCCAAAACGAAACAGCAGACCTCTCCATCACCTTTCACCAGCCTGAGCACAGCGTGCACAATTTTCCTGACGGGCATCCAGCCAGCAGGGAACGCAGTGTTACCACACCTGTAGAGGTCAATTCGCACTCTGATCTTTCTTCTGTGGAGTCCGAGCCATCACCAGAGCGCCTTCGAACGGATGAGCCAAACCGCTGCCCCGCAGCTTCCTCCACCTTACATGAATCCTTCTCCCAGCTCATTACCACCCAATGCCATCCCCAGGAGTCTGTTCTGATAGTATCTCCCACCGTGAGAGCAGATGTTGAGCAAACAGCTGAGATTCTGTCAAATTTATCCATGTGTGATGATACACCTGCTTTGGGTGTGTCACGGGCAGAGGAAAGGCTCGGAGGCGCGGATTCAATCAGTGCCGAAGAGATCAAGTGTGGTCACGGTCCaaatctgaggaatgtttctcCTGTCTCTGATAAGATACTG GAAGCAGCCATAAAGAAGGGGATCCTGGAGCAGTCTGAGATCACACTGGTGAGCCTGACGGACTCTACACTGCAGGACCAGGAGTCCACTagctcagaggaagagggagcTTGGGTAATCAAGAATCCAGATGGAAGGGGTGAGGAAGGGCAGAAAGGCCAAGAGATGGAG GGTGCAGAATCTACGTTGATACTTAAGGAGACTCCAGAGTACGACAGCCAAACACATCCAG TGACAGTCCTAGAGTTTCAGTGGGGTCCGTGCAGAGACCAGCCAGATATTAACCAGCAGAAACTTGCAGCTCTGCTCCAGAGATCCAACCACAGGGTGAAGGAAATCAAGGCCAAAGCTGCTCTTGCTAAAACTCAACGTGAGCTCCAAGTGCTACCAGAAGGAAGTGAGCAAGCTAAAGCGAACACATGCCAACCAGTCACCTGTAACACAAAAACTAAACCAGAACCTCTACACAAGGCCAGTACAAAGTCAAAGGGAGAACAGGCCCCACAACAGATGGAGAAATCTGGTTTCATCAAGCAGCAGAAACCCCCCCAGCTTCTTCCACCAG TGAGTGATTCCGAACAGAAGAAGCTGGATGACATGAAGATCTGCACGCTGGAGCAAGGGAGACGTAATCTTTCCAAGATGCACCAGAGAACTCAAAG GCTGTATGagcagctggaggaggtgaAGCATCGGAAAGCCTTGAAGAGTCGACAGGAAGATTATGcaaaaaacagactgaaagcTAAGGAGTTCCACAAG AAAACCTTACAGAAGCTTCGTGCCAAGCAGACCCAACAGTGA